Proteins encoded by one window of Vitis riparia cultivar Riparia Gloire de Montpellier isolate 1030 chromosome 11, EGFV_Vit.rip_1.0, whole genome shotgun sequence:
- the LOC117925412 gene encoding uncharacterized protein LOC117925412 has product MSDELVSTLASIQEFMAGVSRRLDQLESSRQDPHPVGMVTDETIPHASQTAQTRPPGVSLGTPFHLTDHYETIPPPTVTVPPPMVPTIEDTRLAEQEAKVERLESMMRQIRLQDGGLTWDDRDGIPAASLPAKFRMPDIERYSGIGCPKIHLRLYSTVMRAHGIDDAQLVALFPMSLSGAAQRWFASVEPSRLRTWEDVAHEFLTQFAFSADIDVSRRELEATRQRPDESISSFVTHWRAKVAGMIDRPKEQDQIDMVLRNLQPRFARRLVGIPFQDLRSLVQAAFSGKKLIGPFGRSGEVGTISYQHQRPAHRSAYRPPTVKAPFSLPQYQYQLDYAQEPYIAQTSMQPRPSHPRAATHPPPRPYAQRAARQFTPLGMTLTRAFEKLRDAGVIVPLAPRPLPHPIPPHFRSHEHCLYHQMPGHDTERCSALHHAIQDLIDSGVVDLARPSVTTNPLPTHSTHAVPPPPGHQ; this is encoded by the exons ATGTCAGACGAGCTAGTTTCCACACTTGCTTCCATTCAGGAGTTCATGGCCGGAGTCAGTAGGCGCTTGGATCAGTTAGAGAGTTCTCGCCAGGATCCTCATCCGGTTGGCATGGTCACTGACGAGACGATTCCTCATGCATCTCAGACAGCACAGACTCGTCCACCTGGGGTTTCACTTGGTACTCCATTTCATCTGACAGATCATTATGAGACCATTCCACCACCTACTGTCACAGTGCCACCTCCCATGGTTCCTACTATTGAGGATACTCGATTGGCCGAGCAGGAAGCCAaggttgagaggcttgagtccaTGATGAGACAGATCAGATTGCAGGACGGgggtttgacttgggatgatagAGATGGCATACCGGCGGCTAGCTTGCCCGCCAAGTTTCGCATGCCAGACATTGAGCGCTacagtgggattggttgtcccaagatccacttgagactatacAGCACGGTCATGAGAGCACATGGGATAGATGATGCACAGTTGGTGGCCCTCTTCCCTATGTCACTTAGTGGAGCAGCTCAGAGGTGGTTTGCTTCAGTCGAGCCTTCGAGACTTCGCACCTGGGAGGACGTGGCTCATGAGTTCCTGACCCAGTTCGCTTTCAGTGCCGATATTGATGTATCCAGgcgagagttggaggccactaGACAAAGGCCAGatgagtctatttcttcctttgtcactcATTGGAGGGCAAAGGTGGCTGGTATGATAGATCGGCCTAAGGAGCAGGATCAGATTGACATGGTTCTTCGGAACCTACAGCCGAGATTCGCGAGACGTCTTGTGGGCATCCCGTTTCAGGATCTCAGGAGTTTGGTTCAGGCAGCTTTCAGT gggaagaagctGATTGGGCCGTTTGGCAGATCTGGAGAGGTTGGCACTATTAGTTATCAGCATCAGAGGCCCGCGCATCGCTCAGCTTATAGGCCTCCTACAGTCAAAGCTCCTTTCTCTCTTCCACAGTATCAGTATCAGTTGGATTATGCTCAggagccttacattgctcagactaGCATGCAGCCACGACCTTCGCATCCGAGAGCCGCTACTCACCCGCCAcctagaccatatgcacagaggGCTGCGAGACAGTTCACTCCTTTGGGCATGACattgactagagcttttgagaagctcagagACGCTGGGGTGATTGTTCCTTTGGCGCCGAGGCCTTTGCCACATCCTATTCCTCCTCATTTCCGTTCACATGAGCACTGCTTATATCATCAGATGCCGGGGCACGATACTGAGCGTTGTTCGGCACTCCATCATGCGATACAGGATTTGATCGATTCAGGGGTGGTTGACTTGGCtaggccaagtgtgaccaccaatcccCTGCCTACACATTCTACACATGCGGTTCCTCCTCCTCCTGGTCATcagtag